The DNA region TGAACTGGAACCGGcagcacccaagacattgtacatgccccccgtCGCCAAACGTGTTCAATTCATATCCACCGGAGCCGCCctcgtttccgtcgccggacattttgagatgaaaattggagaggtgagttgaaaattggagaggaaagagagatggtTTGAGaataatagatgtgtgtttgtgtgtataatgaggatgaaagatGAGTATTTTGTTGGGGTTTGAAGCcgcttgcacagcggaagacttgtacaaaacaaataaatcagacgtgaGATCTATTTGACCAATTACGGGATTAAtatattcacatgttaacacataattgcatgctagaacgcaaataattcatgctcatagaatataaatcctaaacatgaattctacggtttagagttaccaatttgattctccaaagaatcgtcgattgctcacGCCTTCTCcgcgatgatcttcaatactagaccacggatcttctgactggtgtccgaactgtattccgacatcagggtgagctgatcttatcgaaacactaggactcgaataaagaagacacaaATTCTTCACGGGGGAGGAGCTGAAAAGCTCACGGAGGAGATTTTTCTAAGGAAAAATCATCCATCTCTTTAAAATAAGAGTGGGCGAAATTTTCCActttaaaattcgtattttctgtctcctttattctcctatttataatagttacatattggacccagttagggatctatggaaggctttggatatgggctcccccaattagctttttactaattaaattgaacctacAATTTAATAGTACaagtttatattggaatattacaagcagccactacagacgtaatattgacctccctctccaaatccgaaattacaagtaatccgggtttccatttttgtttattatttatttctcacgcttaagatataaatgtccattaattaattaaagtctgctatggacttaattaattaacatcttattaattccaagagtggacttagcaagaaacacttatttattattcatagagtaataaaactccaactagccagttttcgaataataaaacattgttcaagctcctcttgaggacattatcaaacgagactcacctcgcgcacgattcaacataatagcaatcctagcaccgctatataatgatcaccactacccaatatacctggatcgttgggtgacgaaaaactcgcacctttggtaagtcaaagtagtagatactcaatatcgtatgctcaatgctaacgtacattgatgaagaaatatatatttatcaagacctcgtctttcagtagatagcataaagactcgtcctgttgttagatccattcagtgctataccacaccaacgtcatcttacttcaataaggcttagaaataataggactgacattgcaacctttcacgataggtagccaaagcctatctaggttgtgaaattcttctttttcttttgcaaagcattgtatagaaccgactgtagttaccttaaagtggacgacgcccacaaccagtctactaagcaaaagacttaggctttgtttacttcttatgcatttaaatgtttataaaacatcttataaacgcacaaacaaacacaatgtaataatatactaattctattcgtgcgaaatgctcgaataatactgaattgggtcaaaagtggattgtagagtttttccgtacacaagcaagattctattcgtgcgaactcgctcgaaacatgctttccagtatactaaacctaacaatctctcacttatactcaaaacatgcttttgaGTAtgcccactgccaaaaactctcccacttatacacaaagcatgtcttggagctagatatatcgaactaccattcatttcacatcatgtttgaaacatgttgccacaaaggcattttctgtgaaaaatctgcttggttgttctctgatcatatcttttccatcaCTATGTCTTTGatgcgtacttgatctttaattaatttcatctctctatgtgaattcttagcttatgatctcgtgtgtcccttgagttagcctgtggtagagtaaaaatactcataggcatactcaaacttacgatcaaagttactaggagtatactcctaatgtaaacacatataatgaggatgacttactcgatcactaattagtcataagacttagtcagtgtaaccccaaggacattacattAATGACTgctaaactagaatatagcgattagtctttctcaagtactatggtatatccattacctcaatcaaagtccttcgccatggttaatatgatatatatttgctatgcaaaagcacaactaatatcaaacttagtacacatcatagcatacatgagacatctatctacagaactagtctcattcttcttgttctcactgttgggaaataaacacagacaatcacgaatatgaaagagaatgaacacaagaagttgtttacccagttcgatacaatgtgtatctacgtctgggggcgatgccaagccagggatttcactatataatttcaggatgatttaacaatgagggagcacatctatttataagtaactagagagccctaattctagtcaaactaggaaacatattccataaggaaatatcttttaaggaataaatctatcacaaggaaatatacttcaagaaaacaaatcctaaacatggtaggagatattttaggctccataattaacaatctcccacttggagactaacaactcctaaacaaccatttcctcgtgatctcatcccttcatccgcttagcatcgcctaaccttctcttcaagttccaaggccaattgaagctatgcatagcttcaatttctctaaggtcaccaccttagtaaacatgtctgcaggattctcacttccaagtatcttcacaagttgcaggattttcatctccactaggtgtcggatgtaatgatatttcaactccacatgctttgtcctagaatgaaacgctggattcttcgccaagaaaatagcactctgactatcactgtagagtgtgctactcttgttctccttcccaagttcatctaagaaacactgcaaccacaccatctccttgcttgcctctgtcgcagctacatattcagcctccgtagtagacaaaACAACAGTCTTCTGCAACGtagaagtccatgaaatagcagtaccaccataagtaaatacatacccggttgtgcttcttctcccatcaagatcattggacgccaagtctgcatccacataacctaccagctcgacattcttgccattgaaacataagacgctttctgtagtacctctcaagtatcgaaggatccatttaactgcttcccaatgttgcttgcccggatcacccatgaaccggctcactactcccactgcttgtgcaatatcaggcctcgtacacaccattgcatacataatactgccaattgctgaagcataaggaattttcttcatttcagcacgttcttcttttgtactcggcgactccttcttcgacagcttaaagtgactgcccaaaggcacacttactggcttcgaattatccatgttgaatctttccaataccttaccaatgtaagcagcttgcgaaagatacaattttcctgccgccttgtcacgctcgattctcatgcccaaaatttgattagcctctccaagatctttcatggagaatcgttcaaacaattgccttttcaacttatccatctccttttgatcacctcctgcgatcaacatatcatcaacatataataacagaataagatagctcttgtcaaacctcttgtagtaataacaatggtcagcgtagcatcttttatagccaatctccatcatgaatccatcaaacttcttgtaccactgctttggagcttgctttaaaccatacaagctcttcttcaacttgcatacaaggttttccattccttttactatgaatccttcaggctgtgtcatgtacaactcatcctccaaatcaccatgaaggaatgccgtctttacatccatctgatgtaacaatagattttctgcaactaccatactcaacactaaacgaatagtagttagtttcacaacaggagtgaacacatctgtataatcaataccgtatcgttgctcaaatcccttgacaaccagccttgtagcgcttgctaccatcagcttcacctttgattcgatagacccacttgcaatgcaatgcctttttccctttagGAAGTTCCACAAGCCCCCATGTGTCATTTAGGAGAAGAGAGGTAAACTCGTCATCCATGGCAATTTTCCAACTTCGTTTATCAGggccttctcctgcctctgcataacactcgggctcaccaccatcagtaagtaacaagtagaaattagagggcgagtacctatcaggtgcacgtcgctctctagtcgattcaggcagcggaatagtcggtggtggagtgcttggttcttcttcaagcacctcttcagcattctgactctccttgcttccactcgagtttgagatgtctagctcgaccacttgtggctcagaactgctgggacttgacgcctccaatctatccttgtacaatacatgttcattgaagatgacatctctactgcgaataaccttacggttctgctcatcccagagtctataaccgaactcattgcctccataaccaatgaacgtacacttaatagatttagcatccaacttacttctctcaacggaactaacatgagcataagcaacacaaccaaagatgcttaggaaagatagatttacctcttttcctgtccaaacctcctcgggtatccgaaactctaagggaactgatggacctctattaattaggaatgcagctgtgttgactgcatctgcccaaaaactctttggcaatccacttttcaacctcatgcatcttgctcgctcattcaacgttctgttcatgcgctctgcgattccattctgctgtggagttcatttcacagttttctccatgcggattccattctcggcgcagaattccttgaactttgaaagttcatattctcctccattatcggatcttagacacttcaccttcatcccggtttcagtttcaacaagggctttccatttcctgaaagcgtcaaacgcatcggatttactcttcagaaaataaacccatagctttcgagtagagtcgtcgatgaaagtcatataatattcagagcctcctagggacttcacaagtgctggtccccatagatcagtgtggaccatctccaacttctgtgtcttcaattttctgcctcctcttgagaaactcaccattttctgtttcccaaacacgcaatcctcgcacaggccaacttcaacagttttcaagccaggcagtaaacctcttgagcacattatcttcatccctttctcgctcatgtggccaagtcgacagtgccacaaatctgcattatttgcctcacttgcaatatcaatgcaatctttggagttagttgtggtatacaacgtaccctccttcttacctcgagctactatcatagctcccttggtaatcttataattgttgcagccaaacgtcacggtgtacccttctgcattaagctgcccaatcgaaatcaaacttctctgcaatccaggaatgtgtctgactccattcagttttattacggatccattggacgtcactaccttcacgtttccctttcccacgatatctaagggctcgtcatcagccagatgtaccttcccaaaatcgccagaaacgtagtcttccattatctccacattgctgcaGGAGTGAAACGACGCCCCAGAATCCAATACCCACGATTCCATCGGACTACTGACGCTCAAGACCAACgcctcgccatcgtcatcagacatggtagcgtttgctgtcttcttgtccttctgatccttattcttatacttcttcggtgcctcacattgatttctaaaatgcccaaactcatcacaattccagcatttaactttatccaaatccttcttggattgactccttcctctggaatttgatcttccacgattttgctttcccttcgatctgcctctctgttctgtattcagtgctgatcccgaagtagaagatcctgattctctccgacgaacttcctcaccaatcatcagatctcttactctgtcaactgttagttttgtctctgcagcagtaactgttgtcactgtgccagcccaactctcaggcagagacgatagcaaaatcagggcacgaatttcatcatcgaattttatattaaccgagttcagttgcgaagtaatcatgttgaactcgttgagatgttgttgcactagctttccctcttgcattctaaaattaaacaatcgtctgatcagatgtaccttgtttgccgttgatggtttctgatacatgtcctccaagatctttatcatctcatttgtcgactttgctgcagtcgtgtgataagccacatccttggacaacgatagcctaatcgcgctcatcgcttttgtgtccagcagctcccactcctcatgttccatcttttcgggtttggtttttaaaggcttccagagatctttaccgtacaggtaatcctcaatctgcatcttccaaaatccgaaatcagatccatcgaacttctctacagcaattttctcgtcgatccccatcgtgatttctgcctcttaaaccctaggctcttgataccagttgttgggaaataaacacaggcaatcacgaatatgaaagagaatgaacacaagaagttgtttacccagttcgatacaatgtgtatctacgtctgggggcgatgctaagccagggatttcactatataatttcaggatgatttaacaatgagggagcacctctatttataagcaactagagcgccctaattctagtcaaactaggaaacatattccataaggaaatatcttttaaggaataaatctatcacaaggaaatatacttcaaggaaacaaatcctaaacatggtaggagatattttaggctccataattaacactcactaagtgtcaaacgacacttgactagagacaagacaattccatcttgaatggtaaaaccttttcatggaatctccaatgctaaaatgttccaagcaatgtatggatataggattcctaagagaatctcaacattctttctagcaatcttgaAACACTTAGATGCTcggaatgtaattagtttctctttaATCCTTTATcgtaaactgggtagacaaccagtttcctacgctagatgtcattcttagttgtttgcaacttttatagatttcatcatcgtagagtaccaataataccatattcaaTGCACtctcaacttccttgtgcttacaaaCACACTTAaagggcacatgtcaaattcgaaacatttgacaatctcagcaaaacacttatctctgatttagatgcttgcctaagaccacaaaggtcttcataagctcccaatcatgtgtttcttgccctttattacatacccattagAATGTTCtatgtagatgatttcctcaagacttctattaatagaaagttgtcttgacaatcataatacatacattctaatttatgtaatttcTGATAGACAGTatgatcgaacaaatcttggcacaaaaACAGCGAGAAGAATGTTCTCGTTGGGTAgaacccattgtcattgtctagccatttgagatccatatTTACACCTGCAAatatactagctcccactgactgacacagcctgtaggtagtattgcaagtcttgtaaaatatgttgtctatcttAAAATGTAATTTGGAATCTATAACCTTTCCAAGAAAACTCAAAGTTCATGTATTTGTATTTATAGGCTAAAAAcaagtaataaaaaaaactcaaattcATGTATTCAAATCTTACCAAGTAATCAAACAACCTTCTTCCCCCcaaaaaacaagtacttaaagaCGATTGGCTATGCATATATGAAGTTGAATGGATATTGAAACTGAACTATCTGGCAAAACCTTAAACAAACCTACTTTTTGCAAGCACACACATCAATACTACAACCAACACACTTGAAACAAAACATCAAAGCCAGTGCACATCATATTCAACTTCCATCATCTGCAATTCTTACAGCAGCAAGGAACAGCAAAAGCAACTCGTTCCGATGATTCAGAGACAAGCTCTAAAGGAAGAATGAACAGAGTTAGGCTAGGCTACACAACACACATACAATACatacatatgtatatatttcTATACATTCTCCCTCACTCACACTCACGGAGTACAAAAGATAATAGCATATTTGGCAGAATCTCTATTGGTGGTACTTGGCCTCTCATTTTCTTTTACAAGTATGAACAGAGGACGGAGCAGTAACTATTTCGATAGAATAACTAGAATCATAGGAAGTAGGATCAGGGTCAGTTACACTAGGAAGAGCCTCTAGCTCTTTGCAGAAGTACTCCACTTGGTCATCGGTGAACCAATCCTTTCCCATCTGCAATACAGTATAAACCAGGCACGATAAGGTTGATGTGAAGTAATATGGGTACAACTCACCATGTTCGGATTACCCTTAAATACATTGAAACTTTGAGGGGGGGCTTTCTATGAAGCGGCGTATGTAGAATAGAACATAAAATCTACATTCGTTGCCCTCTTTCTGCTGCGGGACCTGTAAATGATGTTACACTGGCATATGTAAGCGCATGTTCTTCAAAATCTAATGccaaaaattaatgaaaaagcTCCTACCTCCGGAATCCAGAGAGGAATCTTTTGGAGTTCCTTCTTGCTCTCTGTCCTCTCCTCCGATTCATAGATGTCAATGAGAAGTCTGCAATATATAATAATAGCAAAATTAAAGgctaaatataattataacaataataataactggaaggaatatataaaaaatttaagcaATGTATATATTGATCAAGTGAAGTCttgtaagagtgtccacaatggtggcccttgaaggccaccaaatgtggcacGGCCACCATTTGTGGCTCTCTTGTGGCCTTTACAAtggtaaaatgaataaaaacaatatggccacgaaatgtggccctctccaaaaaacaaaattaatttgtttgcttttttaataatattttttaatttatgtctaataaattttattagtctttaaatttatgatatttataaatttaattaaaataaaataatttggatagtaaacaaaaaaaattcacaacctaaaaaaatgtaacaatatttcgttgtattatattaaagtaggaaaattatacaacgaaagtgacctagtttaaaaacaacaacccgGAAACCCAAAACCCAAATCACTCTGCGGCGCTCCTTCtacggttccagacctcttcaaccatatcagcctgcagtgatgaatgcgatatttggcttcgcatatcggtgtaccgctggatcaagtattcattactacgtggtacacccatctgtaggGGCTCCATGGCAGTACCCGAGCTCGAACTAGCACCATCTTCCGCTGTCCATCGCTCAGCAGCAAATCCTTCGTCgtctattattatattgtgcaatatgatacatgcagtcatgatgtctgcgacatcattttcgtgccattgtcgagccgggcaccgtataattgcccatcgcgcttggagtaCACCAAAaactcgctcaacatccttcctagcaccctcttgttttttcGTGAAGTAGGTTTGCTTTGGCCCAACGGGTTGTCGTatcgtcttcacaaacacgggccagcgagggtatatcccatcggccaaatagtaccccatgtTGTACTAAGTGCCGTTGGCCATGAATCTAACTTGCGGACCCTCACCCCAGCTCTCATCATTGAACATGTGGGACGAtcgtagaacgttgatgtcgttgttcgatccagcGACCCCAAAATAGGCGTGCCAGATTCGCAAGCGGTAATCAGCAATTGCTTCAAGAATCATCATGGGATGTCGGCTTTGAAACCAGAAGTGAATTGCCCCTcccaagccaccgggcagttcctccactcccagtgcatgcaatcgatgctccccaacatccctggaaaatgatgtacagtcccgtgcatatccatcagacgttggcaatcatcagccgatggcttccgtagatactcccctttgaagatatccttaatgcccctgcaaaactgcctcaacatctgtagggcagtcgtttcgcccatctgtaggtattcgtcgaacatgtcagcgggcCCGGCATATGCAAGCTGTCTAATTGCCATCGTACACTTCTGGTATGTCGACAAGCCGGGTCGGCCGGTGGCATCATATCACAAGTTGAAGCACCTGAACCGCTGCGCCAAACACGTCGCTATATGGACGAAGAgacgttgcgacattctgaatcgccgacggAAAATTTCTGCCAGATAACGGGCGTTCTCGTTGAAGTAGTCTTCCATCAACCGGCGGTCAGCCCCGGCATGATCACGGTCAAAAATCGCCGATGATGAAATGGCCGAGGGactgccaccgccgccgccgcctcagcCGCCGCCCCCGCCTCGTCGGCTTCACGTTGCACCGCTGCAAcaaggttttggaactccagatctaccgcttgttggaattgttcatcgtcggaatccatagTTCCAAGGTTGAATTGAAATTGGAAGGAAAGATTGGAAGAAAATGGAAGTAAAATGGAGTTGGAAAAATGGAATGGAAGTGTAgtgttttataaaataattttcgaaaattaaaaaaataataataattttcccGCGGCCCGCTTcagtggagggccgcggctcaccctcggctctcggccctgcgccccggctctcggctctctgcaatgggggctgcgcaccgagccgcgggccgtggctcccccattgtggacactctaagacTAATGATACCTTCTTATTGATGGTTCGAGCCGTTTAGGATCCCTGCATTGCAATGAATCCAGCAGCAGCAGGCAAGGAGCATTAGTTTCTGAATCGAGACTTTGGCCCAAGTTATACATGATTAAGAGACTCCAGTGAGACCTACCAAACAAAATCTTAATACAGGAACTCCACATTATATGATGAGGTATTGGTTTgcacaaatattaaataaattcataccACTTAACTATAGGGACGAAAACACATTTCTTTGATAAAATGCCCTTCTCCTTGATCCAGCTCAATACATTGGCTCTTCTATCCCGATTGGCATACATTTCAAACCACAAAGGGTCGAAATATGTAGCTGATTCCACTTTGGCTTCCGGTAATCCATCCCATATGTGCCTACATGAACTCAAAAATTATTCTTTATCATCAGAAATGCAAATAATAAGTTAGCTTAATAACCTACATGATGAGGTAGCAAAGGAATCTGCCTTAGTCCAACTTTCCTCTTTCAGTGGTGATTGTGCAATTGCTGCTTCTAGATTGCCTTGCATGACCACGGCGATGAATGTTCTTAGGAACAGTGATTTCAACAGCACTGGATTCATCCTGTTTTAATACATTTTTCCGCTTTCGCCCTTTTGCGCGTGGGCGCAAAGGTACAATTGTTAAGGGATAAGTTTCCTTAACACAATATCGACGTCGACGAATGATCGACGATGAAGAATAAAGATGGATGTCTCGAGCTCGCCCCGAGATCGGCTCCAAGAACTAGGGTTTTGCAAAACGGaaaaataaaggagacagaaaaattAAAGGggaaatatgtatttcattgattaattaaagagaataacaatagccctatttataatactaatactaactaATAAGCAAGAAATAGATATCCTAACGATACGGTAAAtcaaaataactaattaataaagatatgggGATCTCATGTGGATATgcacgtatcaactcccccgcggTTAAAATCCACATTGTCCTCAAGATGGGAACCACGACACAACGAAGAGAGTCCGAAACAACAGCTTTGGCGAGATAACTCCCCCCGGATCAAATGCCCACCGAATAATTGAACGACTTCCTTCAATATTCCCATAAACATTCACCGAGTGAGGCTCGATGCCTGCCGTGGATGACATATCGATGAATGGCACAAAAACCTTCTTCCATTCGAGGAATGGCACAAAAACCGAAGCTGGAAACCGCGATAAAGTTGCAGTCGTTACCTTGAGATGCATTGCAATAGGAGCATACGACTTCTTTGGTGCTTCGTCAATTATGGTGGGGTTTTCAATCACCGGCTCTGCCTCATCCCGAACCTCAACGGCATTCTTCGACACATGAACATCTTCTTCTTGAATTGCTGGCAAGTCACTGGTCGGGATAGTTACATCTTCTGTATCTGAAGTAGCCACATCATGAACTAAGGCCTCCTTTGCTTTTGTCTCAAATATAGAGTCCGTGGAATGTACTCTTTCCCGTTCATCACAACGATCTTCTTCCGCCACTCGACATTTCGAAAAACCAAAATCTCTCGCGTTATCATATGAATACTCCATCTCCGTCACCCAACTCGTTGAATAAGAGTCTTCCCGTTTTTGTTTACTCACTTTACGCTCATTCCCGCACACATAACTATTCAGATTGTACTCCAATTTAGGAAAATGGATGTTAGTGGAGCCATTGCCATAGCATCCGTACTCAGCAGCCTCGCCAACCACCACCGGCAAGCGCGATATCCAATTGACTGCATCAGACCCGTCGAAGCACGGCGGCTTCATCTTCTCATATCGTGGTTTCTCTGAGCGATGATCATAACGTGTGGGTTCGGAATAACCGGCCCCATCGTGTCTGCCCCAATGGCCATCCCACGCGGGAAGATGTCCCCCATCGTGAATCTCAGGCCGAAAGGCTGGGTTATCCCATGAAGTCGCCGGTCTAGGTCGATTCCCGTAGCAGCCGGACCCTTGACGCTCCTAAGGGTTGGTCTCCGATAGGGTTGTGCGGTGTGGGCCACGAGAGGGCTGCCCACCGAA from Salvia splendens isolate huo1 chromosome 9, SspV2, whole genome shotgun sequence includes:
- the LOC121747996 gene encoding ubiquitin-like-specific protease 1D, coding for MHIWDGLPEAKVESATYFDPLWFEMYANRDRRANVLSWIKEKGILSKKCVFVPIVKWSHWSLLIMYNLGQSLDSETNAPCLLLLDSLQCRDPKRLEPSIRRLLIDIYESEERTESKKELQKIPLWIPEVPQQKEGNECRFYVLFYIRRFIESPPSKFQCI